From Methanosarcina lacustris Z-7289, one genomic window encodes:
- the iscB gene encoding RNA-guided endonuclease IscB, with amino-acid sequence MLVFVINQNKKPLMPCKPSKARKLLQSGKAKVVRNTPFTIKLLFGSSGYTQPVIAGMDTGSKVVGCAAIANGKVLYQSEIYLRENVSKKMQQRKMYRRTRRGRKTRYRPARFDNRGNSTKGGRLAPSIRSKLESHFREKRFVESLLPVTEWKVELASFDIHKITNPEVSGIGYQEGDLKGFYNVKAYVLDRDGYTCQHCRGKSKDSRLHCHHIVFRSQKGTDAPENLITLCETCHKALHNGEFKLSGNKSKTKHATEIGILKSQIRKSGWSFAETFGYETKYRREQVLKLLKTHYFDAVAICCRDDQNVEVEDSVFLKRNVPAGDYQQRRGKRSEKKIPTGKLFGLRKFDLVKTENGIGFIRGKRSSGYFSISDIFGNKISDSVNVKKKCRRLSARSTTLVQMVQMTHSSPTCHFRQAGNVEEGVSC; translated from the coding sequence ATGTTAGTTTTCGTAATCAATCAAAACAAAAAACCACTAATGCCCTGTAAACCTTCAAAAGCCAGAAAGCTACTGCAATCAGGCAAGGCAAAAGTGGTCCGAAATACTCCATTCACAATCAAGTTACTTTTCGGAAGCAGTGGGTATACTCAACCTGTAATTGCAGGAATGGATACCGGCTCTAAGGTAGTGGGCTGTGCAGCCATTGCTAACGGAAAAGTGTTGTATCAGTCCGAAATCTACCTGAGAGAAAATGTTTCTAAAAAGATGCAACAACGGAAGATGTACCGGAGAACCAGAAGAGGTAGAAAAACAAGGTATAGACCTGCAAGATTTGATAACCGGGGAAATTCAACAAAAGGAGGAAGATTGGCTCCTTCTATCCGAAGCAAACTTGAGTCTCATTTCCGGGAAAAGAGGTTTGTGGAATCCCTGCTTCCTGTAACGGAATGGAAGGTAGAGCTTGCTTCCTTTGATATTCACAAAATAACAAATCCGGAGGTTTCCGGGATCGGATATCAGGAAGGGGACCTTAAAGGTTTCTACAATGTCAAAGCTTACGTTCTGGATCGGGACGGCTACACCTGCCAGCACTGCAGGGGAAAGTCAAAGGATTCCCGGCTGCATTGCCATCATATCGTTTTCAGGTCACAGAAGGGAACAGATGCACCAGAAAACCTGATAACGCTCTGTGAAACCTGTCACAAAGCCCTGCACAATGGAGAATTCAAGCTTTCAGGGAACAAGTCAAAAACAAAACATGCAACTGAAATCGGGATTCTCAAATCCCAAATCCGGAAATCCGGCTGGAGTTTTGCAGAGACTTTCGGGTACGAAACAAAGTACAGGAGAGAGCAGGTCTTGAAGTTGTTAAAAACACATTACTTTGATGCTGTTGCTATCTGTTGCAGGGACGATCAGAATGTAGAGGTAGAAGATTCGGTTTTTCTAAAAAGAAACGTTCCTGCGGGAGATTATCAGCAGCGGAGAGGGAAGAGATCAGAGAAGAAAATACCTACCGGAAAGCTGTTTGGGCTCAGGAAATTTGATCTTGTAAAAACGGAAAACGGGATCGGGTTCATTCGTGGCAAACGGTCATCCGGGTATTTTTCAATCTCAGATATATTCGGAAACAAAATTTCAGATAGTGTTAATGTTAAGAAAAAATGCAGGAGACTGAGTGCGAGGAGTACAACATTAGTTCAGATGGTACAGATGACGCATTCCTCCCCCACTTGCCATTTCCGGCAAGCCGGAAATGTCGAGGAAGGGGTCTCCTGCTGA
- a CDS encoding helix-turn-helix transcriptional regulator — MNLRFYIIFTAALFTLGASASLTLGAPASLALDVPFLTNSNTTATVHGGTYVWDTFELLNDTLIDINSNPPQYIVAKNGIYSFELVPGDYTITARYYQNNTLIYSKEATFTIEGEGNYVFDILLYPVSEYPATKTISAKINNHNSVNPSEQNRTGPSTISYLPIALTIFLLFGGGYKLFRKHKKINKNTFQEKKYNMPGLLVKGLGKSIGSGVSPGFGNLEGAVSVTEPMIGHVNNSKIDAVALNKLPLSTELQRVMDIIRSHKGQITQKDLRSRLDYSEVKVSLMLSEMEKRGLIKKFKNGRENIVVLRDEKC; from the coding sequence ATGAATCTAAGGTTCTACATTATTTTCACTGCTGCTTTATTCACTTTAGGGGCATCTGCTTCACTCACTTTAGGGGCTCCTGCTTCACTCGCTTTAGATGTGCCTTTTTTAACAAACAGCAACACCACTGCAACAGTCCATGGGGGAACATATGTATGGGATACCTTTGAACTCCTGAACGATACTTTGATTGATATAAATTCCAATCCTCCCCAATACATAGTAGCAAAAAACGGCATCTATTCCTTTGAACTGGTACCCGGAGACTATACTATTACAGCCAGGTATTACCAGAACAACACCCTCATCTATTCAAAAGAAGCAACTTTCACGATTGAAGGTGAAGGAAATTACGTGTTCGACATCCTGCTTTATCCCGTCTCCGAATATCCGGCAACAAAAACGATCTCAGCTAAAATAAATAATCACAATAGTGTGAATCCCTCCGAACAAAACAGGACCGGTCCTTCAACTATAAGTTACCTGCCAATAGCCCTTACGATTTTTCTTCTGTTCGGCGGAGGCTATAAACTTTTCAGAAAGCACAAAAAAATAAACAAAAACACGTTTCAGGAAAAAAAGTATAATATGCCCGGGCTTCTGGTAAAAGGCCTCGGTAAAAGTATTGGTTCGGGAGTGAGTCCGGGATTTGGAAACCTTGAAGGAGCTGTCTCCGTAACAGAGCCAATGATAGGACATGTAAATAATTCCAAAATTGACGCTGTCGCTTTGAACAAACTTCCTCTTTCTACAGAGCTGCAGCGAGTCATGGACATAATTCGAAGCCATAAAGGTCAGATTACCCAGAAAGATCTGCGTAGCAGGTTGGATTATTCCGAAGTAAAAGTCAGCCTCATGCTCTCAGAAATGGAGAAGAGAGGACTGATTAAGAAGTTCAAGAATGGGCGTGAGAATATTGTGGTTCTAAGAGATGAGAAATGCTAA